The proteins below are encoded in one region of Rhododendron vialii isolate Sample 1 chromosome 7a, ASM3025357v1:
- the LOC131331876 gene encoding AT-hook motif nuclear-localized protein 26-like — protein MDPVSASSHGHSLPPPFHMSDFNLQHHQRHQFHQNSEDEHSGTSGGGSGLNMGRQQKRDRDENEDKMNGSGGGGSEGNDGSGGPGSEGGGEMTRRPRGRPAGSKNKPKPPIIITRDSANALRTHVMEIADGCDISDSIATFARRRQRGVCILSGTGTVTNVTLRQPASPGAVVTLHGRFEILSLAGSVLPPPAPPAATGLTIYLAGGQGQVVGGGVVGALVASGPVVIMAASFSNAAYERLPLEEEDGGLQMPGGGGGLGSPPGVGQHNQPPPPQQLLADPSLYHGMPPNLLNSIQMPPEAYWATGRPPF, from the coding sequence ATGGATCCAGTGTCAGCATCATCCCACGGCCACTCTCTCCCCCCTCCTTTCCATATGAGCGACTTCAATCTCCAGCACCACCAGCGCCACCAGTTCCACCAGAATTCCGAGGACGAGCACAGCGGCACCAGTGGTGGCGGCAGCGGCCTGAACATGGGGAGGCAGCAGAAGCGGGATCGCGACGAAAACGAGGACAAGATGAACGGGAGCGGCGGAGGGGGGAGCGAAGGCAACGACGGATCCGGCGGGCCGGGATCGGAGGGCGGAGGGGAGATGACGAGGAGGCCCAGAGGGAGGCCCGCCGGATCCAAGAACAAGCCCAAGCCGCCGATCATCATCACCCGGGACAGCGCCAACGCGCTGCGGACCCACGTGATGGAGATCGCGGACGGGTGCGACATCTCCGACAGCATCGCCACGTTTGCGCGGCGGCGCCAGAGGGGGGTCTGCATTCTGAGCGGGACCGGCACGGTGACCAACGTCACCCTCCGGCAACCGGCCTCGCCAGGGGCAGTCGTGACATTACACGGGAGGTTCGAGATCTTGTCCCTGGCGGGGTCAGTTCTTCCACCGCCTGCACCACCTGCTGCCACCGGCCTAACTATATATCTGGCCGGTGGACAAGGGCAGGTAGTCGGCGGTGGGGTTGTGGGGGCGCTTGTTGCGTCAGGGCCTGTTGTGATTATGGCTGCGTCGTTCAGTAACGCCGCCTATGAGAGGCTTCCTCTGGAAGAGGAAGACGGTGGGCTTCAAATGccaggtggtggtggtggtcttggATCTCCGCCAGGGGTTGGGCAGCACAATCAGCCGCCACCGCCGCAACAATTACTCGCTGACCCATCACTTTACCACGGGATGCCGCCCAATCTTCTAAATTCCATTCAAATGCCACCCGAGGCTTATTGGGCCACTGGTCGTCCTCCATTCTAA
- the LOC131331879 gene encoding ATP-dependent Clp protease ATP-binding subunit CLPT2, chloroplastic isoform X1: MAVRTLSVSPNATRTPHYDCRRPNSIFPPLTQFLSLKSLNTSWLGTSKLSPIRIPLPEHRPISAAALSSLPTAKPERVFSPTEEVPKLFEFRAGCRWSLKAIKSFAMAELEARKLNTKGIGTEALLLGILLEATNLAANFLWANGITLFKAREEAVKLYGAEQKKKAVKLYGKRNAVTDREPPPLTESAQRALDWAFDKKLKSGESGEITPARLLLGVWSEKESDGYKIMSALGFNDEKAKQLETLISKPGIGDD; the protein is encoded by the exons atgGCAGTTCGCACACTTTCTGTCTCGCCAAACGCGACCCGAACTCCCCACTACGATTGCAGACGACCCAATTCGATTTTCCCACCTCTGACTCAGTTTCTCAGCCTCAAAAGCTTAAACACTTCATGGCTGGGCACTTCCAAGCTCTCCCCAATCAGAATCCCACTGCCAGAGCATCGCCCTATCAGTGCTGCTGCCTTATCCAGCCTCCCCACTgc TAAACCAGAGAGGGTTTTTTCACCTACAGAGGAAGTACCCAA ATTATTTGAATTTCGGGCTGGGTGTAGATGGTCTTTAAAGGCTATAAAGTCATTTGCTATGGCTGAATTGGAAGCAAGGAAGCTAAACACCAAAGGGATTGGGACAGAAGCTCTTCTCTTGGGGATCTTGCTTGAAG CTACTAACCTGGCTGCGAACTTTTTGTGGGCAAATGGGATTACACTTTTCAAAGCGCGTGAGGAAGCTGTCAAGTTATATggtgccgagcaaaaaaaaaaagctgtcAAGTTATATGGAAAACGTAACGCCGTTACCGATAGGGAGCCCCCTCCTCTAACTGAATCAGCTCAAAGGGCCCTTGACTGGGCTTTCGATAAAAAGCTGAAATCCG GTGAAAGTGGGGAAATCACGCCTGCTCGTCTGCTTCTTGGTGTGTGGTCTGAAAAGGAATCAGATGGTTACAAAATAATGTCTGCCCTTGGCTTCAATGACGAGAAAGCCAAACAGCTCGAGACCTTAATTTCTAAACCTGGAATTGGCGATGATTAA
- the LOC131331879 gene encoding ATP-dependent Clp protease ATP-binding subunit CLPT2, chloroplastic isoform X2 — MAVRTLSVSPNATRTPHYDCRRPNSIFPPLTQFLSLKSLNTSWLGTSKLSPIRIPLPEHRPISAAALSSLPTAKPERVFSPTEEVPKWSLKAIKSFAMAELEARKLNTKGIGTEALLLGILLEATNLAANFLWANGITLFKAREEAVKLYGAEQKKKAVKLYGKRNAVTDREPPPLTESAQRALDWAFDKKLKSGESGEITPARLLLGVWSEKESDGYKIMSALGFNDEKAKQLETLISKPGIGDD, encoded by the exons atgGCAGTTCGCACACTTTCTGTCTCGCCAAACGCGACCCGAACTCCCCACTACGATTGCAGACGACCCAATTCGATTTTCCCACCTCTGACTCAGTTTCTCAGCCTCAAAAGCTTAAACACTTCATGGCTGGGCACTTCCAAGCTCTCCCCAATCAGAATCCCACTGCCAGAGCATCGCCCTATCAGTGCTGCTGCCTTATCCAGCCTCCCCACTgc TAAACCAGAGAGGGTTTTTTCACCTACAGAGGAAGTACCCAA ATGGTCTTTAAAGGCTATAAAGTCATTTGCTATGGCTGAATTGGAAGCAAGGAAGCTAAACACCAAAGGGATTGGGACAGAAGCTCTTCTCTTGGGGATCTTGCTTGAAG CTACTAACCTGGCTGCGAACTTTTTGTGGGCAAATGGGATTACACTTTTCAAAGCGCGTGAGGAAGCTGTCAAGTTATATggtgccgagcaaaaaaaaaaagctgtcAAGTTATATGGAAAACGTAACGCCGTTACCGATAGGGAGCCCCCTCCTCTAACTGAATCAGCTCAAAGGGCCCTTGACTGGGCTTTCGATAAAAAGCTGAAATCCG GTGAAAGTGGGGAAATCACGCCTGCTCGTCTGCTTCTTGGTGTGTGGTCTGAAAAGGAATCAGATGGTTACAAAATAATGTCTGCCCTTGGCTTCAATGACGAGAAAGCCAAACAGCTCGAGACCTTAATTTCTAAACCTGGAATTGGCGATGATTAA
- the LOC131331878 gene encoding protein DETOXIFICATION 56, giving the protein MPQMAATTVLDENPLEKTLSVPQKWPASFIHDTHSELKIQRRIAVPLVAMNLTWFAKLAITTAFLGRLGELQLAGGTLGFTFANVTGFSVLNGLCAAMEPICGQAYGAKNFKLLHKTLLMATILLLVTTLPISFLWLNVHKLLIHFGQREEIAIIAKKYLFYLLPDLVITSFLSPLKSYLSSQSETVPIMLSSVVAVALHVPVNLLLSKAKGIEGVSMAIWITDLVVVILLGLYVSITEICSKGGRWKEGGWLEQGARDWINLLKLSGPCCLTTCLEWWCIEILVLLTGRLTDARQAVGVLAIVLNFDYLLYSVMLSLSTCASIRVSNLLGENQPGRAYMSGNVSLVLSIVSGCIGGSVMVGAKGVWGPLFSHDRGITRGVKKTMLIMALVEVVNFPVTVCGGIVRGTARPWLAMYANLGGFYLLALPLGVVLAFKVRLGLGGLLGGFLVGMVGCLVLLLVFVARINWDEEARKAQILSCKVEETVDEDGDNKNCAIT; this is encoded by the coding sequence ATGCCTCAAATGGCAGCAACGACAGTACTGGACGAGAACCCACTAGAGAAAACCCTTTCTGTTCCACAAAAATGGCCTGCAAGCTTCATCCACGACACCCACTCGGAGCTGAAAATCCAGCGGAGGATCGCGGTTCCATTGGTGGCGATGAACTTGACGTGGTTCGCCAAGTTGGCCATCACCACGGCTTTTCTAGGCCGCCTTGGAGAGCTTCAACTGGCCGGTGGCACTCTGGGGTTCACCTTTGCCAATGTCACCGGATTTTCCGTCTTGAATGGGCTGTGTGCTGCCATGGAGCCCATATGCGGTCAGGCTTATGGAGCTAAGAATTTTAAACTCCTCCACAAGACCCTTCTCATGGCTACTATCTTGTTGCTAGTGACCACGCTTCCCATCTCTTTCCTGTGGCTCAATGTCCACAAACTCCTTATTCATTTTGGCCAACGCGAGGAAATCGCGATCATTGCCAAGAAATACCTCTTCTATCTCCTCCCTGATTTGGTAATCACttcgtttctctctcctctgaaATCCTACTTGAGCTCACAAAGTGAAACCGTGCCTATTATGTTGAGCTCGGTTGTGGCCGTAGCTCTTCATGTGCCCGTCAACCTCCTGCTTTCCAAAGCTAAGGGCATTGAGGGAGTTTCGATGGCAATCTGGATAACTGATCTCGTAGTTGTGATTCTATTAGGCCTCTATGTGTCGATCACAGAGATTTGTAGCAAGGGAGGGAGGTGGAAGGAAGGAGGGTGGCTCGAGCAAGGAGCTCGAGACTGGATCAATTTGCTCAAACTCTCTGGCCCGTGTTGCCTGACCACCTGCCTCGAGTGGTGGTGCATTGAGATCCTAGTCTTGCTCACCGGGCGGCTCACGGATGCTAGACAAGCAGTGGGAGTGTTGGCAATAGTGCTAAACTTCGACTACTTGCTCTACTCCGTCATGCTTTCACTATCCACCTGCGCGTCCATTCGTGTCTCAAATTTGCTCGGCGAAAACCAACCTGGCAGGGCTTACATGTCGGGAAACGTGTCTTTGGTCCTGAGTATAGTTTCGGGCTGCATCGGCGGGTCTGTAATGGTGGGCGCCAAGGGCGTCTGGGGGCCTTTGTTTAGCCATGATAGGGGGATTACCAGAGGTGTGAAGAAGACAATGTTGATCATGGCTTTGGTAGAAGTGGTAAATTTCCCGGTCACGGTATGTGGAGGAATAGTCCGCGGGACCGCCAGGCCGTGGCTGGCCATGTATGCCAACCTTGGAGGGTTCTATTTGCTGGCTTTGCCTTTGGGAGTGGTTTTAGCATTCAAGGTCCGTCTCGGACTTGGTGGACTACTAGGAGGGTTCTTGGTTGGGATGGTTGGTTGCTTAGTTCTGTTATTGGTGTTTGTTGCAAGGATAAACTGGGATGAGGAAGCCAGAAAGGCACAAATACTTTCCTgtaaagttgaagagactgtcGACGAAGATGGAGACAACAAGAACTGCGCAATCACCTGA